A stretch of the Desulforamulus ferrireducens genome encodes the following:
- a CDS encoding cytochrome ubiquinol oxidase subunit I, with protein MSELLLARWQFGITSMYHFIFVPLTLGLSVLVAIMETMYVRTGNDIYKKMTKFFGKLFLINFAMGVVTGIVQEFHFGMNWSEYSRFVGDIFGAPLAIEALLAFFLESTFLGIWIFGWDKLPKKLHALSIWLVAIGSNLSALWILIANSFMQQPVGYVLRNGRAEMNDFLALITNPHVFYQFPHTVLAGFCTGAFFVLGISAYHLLRKNQVELFRRSLNIALVFGFISVLLVTAVGHTQGQYLVKTQPMKMAAAEAHWETADPAPLNLLAVVDEENQRNSFEIAVPGVLSFMSYNSFSGEVKGLRDLQVEAEAQYGPGNYIPPVTSIFWSFRIMVGAGTWMVLLTMIAMYLWKKGKLTDKPLVLRALLWSIPVPYLANFAGWYMAEVGRQPWMVYGLQKVEDAVSPAVTSGEILTTMIGFTVIYGLLAVADFYLLVKFIKQGPDEPVTVGSLEPATKEVSLWT; from the coding sequence ATGAGTGAACTTTTACTGGCCAGATGGCAGTTTGGCATTACTTCCATGTATCACTTTATCTTCGTGCCACTAACCTTAGGTCTGTCTGTTTTAGTGGCCATTATGGAAACTATGTATGTGCGCACGGGCAATGACATTTACAAAAAAATGACTAAATTTTTTGGTAAACTATTTTTAATTAACTTTGCCATGGGTGTTGTCACTGGTATTGTGCAGGAATTTCACTTTGGCATGAACTGGTCGGAGTATTCCCGTTTTGTGGGAGATATTTTTGGTGCTCCCTTAGCTATTGAAGCATTATTGGCTTTCTTCTTGGAGTCTACTTTTCTGGGCATTTGGATTTTTGGTTGGGATAAACTACCTAAAAAGCTGCATGCCTTGAGTATTTGGTTGGTAGCCATAGGCAGCAATTTATCAGCCCTGTGGATTCTTATTGCCAACTCTTTTATGCAGCAGCCGGTTGGTTATGTACTGCGTAACGGCAGGGCTGAAATGAACGATTTCTTGGCCCTGATAACCAATCCCCACGTATTTTATCAGTTTCCCCACACCGTCTTAGCTGGTTTCTGCACCGGTGCCTTTTTTGTTCTGGGTATCAGTGCCTATCACCTGTTGCGGAAAAATCAGGTGGAATTATTCCGTCGCTCTTTAAACATTGCCCTGGTGTTTGGTTTTATCAGTGTACTGCTGGTGACCGCCGTTGGACACACCCAGGGTCAGTATTTGGTAAAAACGCAACCCATGAAAATGGCAGCGGCAGAGGCCCATTGGGAAACCGCCGATCCTGCTCCCCTTAACCTGTTGGCAGTGGTGGATGAGGAAAATCAGCGAAACTCCTTTGAAATAGCCGTTCCTGGCGTGTTAAGCTTTATGTCCTATAACAGCTTTAGTGGCGAGGTCAAGGGTTTAAGGGATTTACAGGTGGAAGCCGAGGCTCAATACGGGCCTGGTAATTACATTCCCCCGGTAACCTCGATTTTCTGGAGCTTCCGTATCATGGTGGGAGCCGGTACCTGGATGGTATTACTGACCATGATCGCCATGTACCTGTGGAAAAAGGGTAAACTAACCGACAAGCCTCTGGTACTCAGGGCCCTCCTTTGGAGTATTCCGGTGCCCTATTTGGCTAATTTTGCTGGTTGGTATATGGCCGAAGTGGGCCGGCAGCCCTGGATGGTCTACGGATTACAAAAGGTAGAGGATGCCGTATCACCTGCCGTAACCTCCGGAGAAATTTTAACAACCATGATTGGCTTTACGGTTATTTACGGTCTACTGGCTGTGGCAGATTTCTATCTGCTGGTGAAATTTATTAAACAAGGGCCGGATGAACCTGTCACTGTCGGCTCTCTGGAACCTGCCACCAAGGAGGTGTCCTTATGGACTTAA
- the cydC gene encoding thiol reductant ABC exporter subunit CydC, with translation MKVFFRLVKLVAPQWQRMLWAILLGCLTVGSNVGLLITSAYLISKAALHPSVAELMVAIVGVRFFGIARAVFRYLERYFSHDVTFRLLSRLRVWFYQALEPLAPASLQNYRSGDLLSRIVADVEVLKNFYLRVLAPPLVAVLILMLMLIFYGQFDHSLAYVYLFFFVLAGVLLPLGVRQLGAGRGRQLVAARAEINTKLVDSIQGMTEIIAYGQRQAVEESIKQSNERLIKLQGQTAGLSALTNSLSSLFMHLALWFMLVLSIPLVTAGQINGVYLAVLALGVLSSFEAVGALPMTFHYLEESLAAGKRLFHITSNRPTVSTRETTKVTPPNFGLRFEGLSFSYDGHTYALRDINFTIPQGGRVAVVGPSGAGKSTLVNLLLRFWDYEQGAIYLGEQNIKELSTQSMSDLVAVVSQRTHLFNATIRENLLLAKPTASEEEMAAVIRRARLEDFIRELPDGYQTYIGEGGFKLSGGQRQRLAIARALLKDAPILILDEATSGLDAVTEQEVLTAIFDLMQGRTCLMITHRLTGLEKMDQILVLSAGRLVEQGSHQELLRNQGLFYEMWQLSRQTIANL, from the coding sequence ATGAAGGTATTTTTTCGCTTAGTAAAATTAGTAGCCCCCCAGTGGCAGCGTATGCTGTGGGCAATACTGCTGGGCTGCCTAACCGTTGGTAGTAATGTAGGCCTACTCATCACCTCCGCTTACCTGATCTCCAAGGCAGCATTACACCCTTCGGTGGCGGAATTAATGGTGGCCATTGTGGGAGTGAGGTTTTTTGGCATAGCCAGGGCTGTCTTTCGCTATTTGGAACGCTATTTCTCCCACGATGTTACCTTTCGGCTTCTTAGCCGCCTGAGGGTGTGGTTCTACCAGGCTTTAGAACCGTTAGCACCAGCTAGTTTACAAAATTACCGCAGTGGTGACTTGTTAAGCCGCATAGTGGCGGATGTTGAGGTATTAAAAAATTTCTATTTGCGGGTTTTAGCACCGCCCCTGGTAGCGGTGTTAATCCTGATGCTCATGCTTATTTTCTATGGTCAATTTGACCATAGCTTAGCCTATGTATATTTATTTTTCTTTGTGCTGGCTGGAGTGCTCCTACCCCTGGGGGTAAGGCAATTAGGAGCGGGTAGGGGACGGCAATTGGTGGCGGCCAGAGCGGAGATCAATACTAAGTTGGTGGACAGTATCCAGGGCATGACAGAAATAATTGCCTATGGACAAAGGCAAGCTGTCGAGGAAAGTATCAAGCAAAGTAACGAGAGGCTGATAAAATTGCAGGGCCAGACTGCCGGTTTGTCTGCCTTGACTAATTCTCTAAGCAGTTTGTTTATGCACTTGGCCCTGTGGTTCATGCTGGTATTGTCTATACCACTGGTTACCGCCGGCCAAATTAACGGTGTTTATTTGGCTGTCTTGGCTTTAGGAGTACTTAGCAGCTTTGAAGCAGTGGGGGCTTTACCTATGACCTTTCACTATTTAGAGGAGAGCCTGGCTGCTGGCAAACGTCTATTTCACATAACCTCTAATCGGCCAACGGTCAGTACCCGCGAGACAACAAAGGTAACTCCCCCAAATTTTGGCCTGCGCTTTGAGGGACTAAGTTTTAGCTATGATGGTCATACCTACGCCCTGCGGGATATTAACTTTACTATTCCCCAGGGAGGTCGGGTGGCTGTGGTGGGCCCCAGTGGTGCAGGTAAAAGCACCCTGGTAAACTTACTCTTACGTTTTTGGGACTATGAGCAGGGGGCCATTTATCTAGGTGAGCAAAACATTAAAGAACTTTCTACCCAGTCCATGTCAGATCTAGTGGCAGTTGTATCCCAGCGAACCCATCTTTTCAACGCCACCATTCGGGAAAATCTTTTACTGGCTAAACCCACAGCCAGCGAGGAAGAAATGGCAGCAGTCATACGCCGGGCTCGCTTGGAGGATTTTATCCGGGAATTACCGGACGGTTACCAAACCTATATTGGGGAAGGTGGCTTTAAGCTTTCCGGTGGCCAACGACAGCGCTTAGCCATCGCCAGGGCGCTGTTAAAGGACGCTCCAATTCTAATACTGGATGAAGCCACCTCCGGCTTGGATGCGGTAACAGAGCAGGAGGTGTTGACCGCCATCTTTGATTTGATGCAGGGTCGCACCTGCTTGATGATAACCCATCGCTTGACGGGTTTAGAAAAAATGGATCAAATACTGGTGCTGTCCGCAGGACGCTTGGTTGAACAAGGCAGTCATCAGGAACTTTTACGTAACCAGGGACTTTTTTATGAGATGTGGCAGTTGTCCAGGCAAACCATTGCCAACTTATAG
- a CDS encoding DUF3656 domain-containing U32 family peptidase, translating into MTHQPELLAPAGSWEALVAAVQNGADAVYLGGKLFNARHGASNFDNKEMARAVEYAHIRGVRIYVTVNILLANHELEEALGFLHFLHNTGVDAVILQDLGLAKLAKETLPELTLHASTQMTVHNTAGVKLMQQSGFDRIVLARELELGEIASIKRETGADLEAFIHGALCVCYSGQCLMSSLIGGRSGNRGKCAQPCRLQYQLVDQRGRSLADPGQVGEYLLSPRDINTSAHIPQLIAAGINSFKIEGRMKRPEYVATVVRIYRNLIDRALADREGFYVETKEARDLAQIFNRDFSPGYFLGNPGKDLMSYKRPNNRGVRLGRVKGYNAKHKTVEILLEEPLQLGDGIEVWVSAGGRTGIEVSQMLVHGKPVEYAAAGTLVGLAIPGKIRPGDRVFKTHDAMLMERARETFTSSKETKKIPLHFFVRAKIDEPMYLRVTDDTGLSAEGYSEEVGQEAVKRPLTREFLQEQLDRLGNTPFALAELEVDLQGQVILPMREINELRRRVLAELEQKRARAHRRSGVAEHIFRERLRHSLEELTSAAVKRTQPQLAVNVTDFTSLEAAVSYGANIVYFGGESYRSKGMIKPKELQAGLEFCRKNGVDLVLNSPRILHDQELKSFLKLLEGVKELPLAGVLVGNLGLLKVIRDYTDKPVIGDFTLNVFNTATLHYLKEQGAKRAVLSPELTLRQIQELAAAAPLPLETIVHGSLPLMNTKYCPVGSVLGGFSTGKRCSGPCQSKIYGLKDRLGLIFPIEVDQYCRMHLFNAKDLCVIEDVPALLDAGISVLRIEAKNKDHGYVAKTVNHYHKAIIRYQRGIRDERKDKEAKEDLSELNASGITKGHYYRGVI; encoded by the coding sequence ATGACCCATCAACCCGAGTTGCTGGCGCCGGCAGGAAGCTGGGAAGCCCTAGTGGCCGCGGTGCAAAACGGTGCCGATGCCGTTTATTTAGGCGGCAAACTCTTTAACGCCAGGCATGGCGCCAGCAATTTTGACAATAAAGAAATGGCCAGGGCTGTGGAATACGCCCATATCCGTGGGGTTAGAATTTATGTCACGGTTAATATCCTATTAGCCAATCATGAGTTGGAGGAAGCCCTGGGCTTCCTCCACTTCCTACATAACACCGGAGTGGATGCTGTCATCCTGCAGGACCTGGGTTTAGCCAAGTTAGCCAAGGAAACCCTTCCTGAACTAACCCTGCATGCCAGTACTCAGATGACTGTACACAATACTGCCGGTGTAAAGTTAATGCAGCAATCTGGTTTCGACCGGATTGTTTTGGCCAGGGAACTGGAGCTGGGGGAAATTGCCTCGATCAAGAGGGAGACCGGAGCGGATTTAGAGGCCTTTATCCACGGTGCCCTTTGTGTCTGTTATTCTGGCCAGTGTTTGATGTCCAGTCTTATAGGCGGCCGCAGTGGCAACCGGGGTAAGTGTGCCCAACCCTGTCGGCTGCAGTACCAATTGGTGGACCAGCGAGGACGGAGTTTGGCAGACCCCGGACAGGTGGGTGAGTATTTACTAAGTCCCCGGGATATTAACACCAGTGCTCATATTCCCCAACTGATAGCCGCAGGAATTAATTCCTTCAAAATTGAAGGGCGCATGAAAAGGCCTGAGTATGTGGCTACGGTGGTGCGTATTTATCGAAATTTAATTGACCGAGCCTTAGCGGACAGGGAAGGCTTCTACGTGGAAACAAAGGAAGCCAGAGACCTGGCGCAAATTTTTAACCGAGATTTTAGCCCGGGCTATTTTCTTGGTAATCCCGGCAAGGACCTCATGAGCTATAAACGTCCCAATAACCGTGGCGTGCGGTTAGGGCGTGTTAAGGGGTATAATGCCAAACATAAAACCGTGGAGATTTTACTGGAAGAACCCCTGCAACTGGGAGATGGCATTGAAGTATGGGTCAGTGCAGGTGGCCGTACGGGGATTGAAGTCAGCCAGATGCTGGTGCACGGTAAACCTGTGGAATATGCTGCCGCCGGTACCCTGGTGGGCTTAGCCATACCAGGAAAAATTCGTCCCGGCGACCGTGTTTTTAAAACCCATGATGCCATGTTAATGGAGCGGGCCAGAGAAACCTTTACTTCCAGTAAAGAAACTAAAAAAATTCCCTTGCATTTCTTTGTCAGGGCGAAAATAGACGAACCCATGTACTTGCGCGTCACCGATGACACAGGGCTAAGCGCCGAAGGCTACAGTGAGGAGGTTGGCCAGGAGGCGGTAAAAAGACCTCTCACCAGGGAGTTCTTACAGGAGCAACTGGACAGATTGGGTAATACCCCCTTTGCCCTTGCTGAGTTGGAGGTTGATTTACAGGGCCAGGTCATTCTGCCCATGCGGGAAATCAATGAACTGCGCCGACGGGTCTTGGCGGAGTTGGAGCAAAAAAGAGCCAGAGCCCATCGTCGTTCCGGTGTGGCGGAACACATTTTTAGGGAACGTCTGAGACATTCCCTGGAGGAACTTACCTCAGCTGCTGTAAAAAGAACCCAGCCTCAATTGGCGGTAAATGTTACTGACTTTACCTCGTTGGAGGCGGCAGTTAGCTATGGCGCCAATATTGTTTATTTCGGCGGTGAGAGTTACCGTTCCAAGGGTATGATCAAACCCAAGGAATTACAGGCTGGTCTGGAATTTTGCCGTAAAAATGGTGTGGACCTGGTGCTTAATTCCCCAAGGATACTGCATGATCAGGAGCTAAAGTCCTTTCTTAAGCTGCTGGAAGGAGTCAAAGAACTGCCACTGGCAGGTGTACTGGTGGGGAATTTAGGGTTGCTTAAGGTAATTCGGGATTACACGGACAAACCGGTGATTGGAGATTTTACCCTTAATGTCTTTAATACTGCTACGTTGCATTATTTAAAAGAGCAAGGGGCAAAACGGGCGGTATTATCACCGGAACTAACCCTGCGGCAAATTCAGGAGCTGGCTGCTGCCGCCCCGCTGCCCTTGGAAACCATAGTACATGGTTCATTACCGCTGATGAACACCAAATATTGTCCGGTGGGCAGTGTGCTGGGTGGTTTTAGTACCGGGAAAAGATGTTCTGGTCCCTGTCAAAGCAAAATTTATGGCCTCAAGGATCGCCTGGGTTTGATTTTCCCCATCGAGGTGGACCAGTATTGCCGTATGCACCTGTTTAACGCCAAGGATTTGTGTGTCATTGAGGATGTACCAGCCTTACTGGATGCCGGTATCTCTGTGCTGCGCATTGAGGCGAAAAATAAAGATCATGGTTATGTGGCCAAAACCGTTAACCATTACCATAAAGCCATTATTCGCTACCAACGGGGGATTAGGGACGAACGAAAGGACAAAGAGGCTAAAGAGGATTTGAGTGAACTTAATGCCTCTGGTATTACCAAAGGACATTATTATCGTGGAGTAATTTAA
- a CDS encoding endonuclease MutS2, with amino-acid sequence MRGSDPTLRRLEFDKVLERVAAFAQSELGRQRVRELVPSTNLLEIKRWQAETTEGREMMRLEPLTELSGWHDVREPLKRAARFAVLSAEELFAVGETLAASRQIKKFFSERTDRYPLMAEIAEALTNQGQLEKDILRAILPGGEIADDASPELQQIRRGISRSQNRIRERMEGIIRSSENLKYLQEPIITIRNDRYVVPVKQEYRNQIPGIVHDQSASGATLFIEPMPVVEANNEVRQLMAKEKQEIQRILAELSKGVSAVAEEIATALEALGELDFIMARARYSLQINAWSPRIIEGAMLDIKKGRHPLLPGEAVPATISLGKHFKTLVITGPNTGGKTVTLKTVGLFALMTQAGLHIPAEAGTEMGVFRNVFADIGDEQSIEQSLSTFSSHMTNIVRILAQVGEGSLVLLDELGAGTDPTEGAALARAILEKLHSRGACTIATTHYSELKNYAYTTPGVENASVEFDVETLRPTYRLLIGRPGRSNAFEISLRLGLTPDIIDKARSFLTTEQVQVADLINKLEQTQQAAERDREEAANLRRESEQLQERYRKLEEELRSKKESILAKAQEEANKLVRQARLEAEEAIKELRTKLAKESGKQREEAIQQARSKLQQVTSQVAAKVPERTAAGDIPREVKPGEEVFLPKYNQKAFVLSVSGNNVQVQVGIMKLTVSLKDLRRVKETRVTSGESKVGKVLMDKAQSIGTSLDLRGMTADEALLEIEKYLDDAFLAGLSSVILIHGKGTGALRAAVQRELKNHPRVKSFRLGEAGEGGAGATVVNLK; translated from the coding sequence ATGCGGGGATCTGACCCCACTTTAAGACGCTTAGAATTTGATAAAGTATTAGAACGGGTGGCCGCCTTTGCCCAGTCCGAGTTGGGACGGCAAAGGGTACGGGAACTGGTGCCCAGCACCAATCTGTTAGAAATCAAGCGCTGGCAGGCTGAAACCACTGAGGGTAGAGAAATGATGCGTTTGGAACCCCTGACGGAATTAAGCGGTTGGCATGACGTTCGGGAACCCCTCAAACGGGCAGCCCGTTTTGCCGTACTGTCGGCGGAGGAACTTTTTGCCGTGGGGGAAACCCTGGCAGCCTCCCGGCAAATTAAGAAGTTTTTTAGTGAAAGAACCGATCGCTATCCCTTAATGGCTGAAATTGCTGAAGCCCTGACTAATCAAGGGCAGTTAGAGAAAGACATTCTCAGGGCAATCTTACCCGGCGGGGAGATTGCTGATGATGCATCTCCGGAATTACAGCAAATACGCCGGGGGATCAGTAGGTCCCAAAATCGTATCAGGGAACGTATGGAAGGCATCATCCGCTCCAGTGAAAACCTGAAATATTTACAAGAACCTATCATCACCATTCGTAATGACCGCTATGTGGTACCGGTAAAACAGGAATATCGAAACCAAATACCTGGCATTGTCCATGACCAGTCGGCCAGTGGTGCTACCCTGTTTATCGAGCCCATGCCGGTGGTGGAGGCCAATAATGAAGTACGCCAGCTGATGGCCAAGGAAAAACAGGAGATTCAACGCATACTGGCTGAATTATCCAAGGGTGTCAGTGCTGTGGCGGAGGAAATTGCCACAGCCTTAGAAGCACTGGGTGAACTGGACTTTATTATGGCCAGAGCCCGGTATAGTTTGCAGATTAACGCCTGGAGTCCCAGAATTATCGAAGGAGCAATGCTAGATATCAAAAAGGGACGGCACCCCTTACTACCGGGTGAAGCGGTGCCCGCCACCATTTCCCTGGGGAAGCATTTTAAAACCCTGGTGATCACCGGCCCCAACACGGGAGGCAAGACTGTCACGCTCAAAACAGTGGGACTTTTTGCCCTGATGACCCAGGCTGGCTTACACATTCCGGCGGAGGCAGGTACGGAAATGGGAGTTTTCCGTAATGTCTTTGCGGATATCGGCGATGAACAAAGCATTGAACAATCCCTCAGTACCTTTTCCTCCCACATGACTAATATTGTGAGAATTCTCGCTCAGGTAGGCGAAGGGTCTTTGGTCTTGCTGGATGAGTTAGGAGCGGGTACTGATCCCACCGAAGGGGCTGCCCTGGCCAGGGCGATTTTGGAGAAACTGCACAGCCGTGGGGCTTGTACCATCGCTACCACCCATTACAGTGAATTAAAGAACTATGCCTATACCACGCCTGGGGTGGAAAATGCCAGTGTGGAATTTGATGTGGAAACCCTACGACCCACCTACCGCCTGCTCATTGGCCGGCCCGGTCGCAGTAATGCCTTTGAAATATCCCTTAGACTGGGTTTAACCCCGGATATTATTGACAAAGCGCGTAGTTTCTTGACCACAGAGCAGGTTCAGGTGGCTGATTTAATCAACAAATTGGAGCAAACTCAGCAGGCTGCCGAGCGTGATAGGGAGGAAGCGGCAAACCTGCGCAGGGAAAGTGAGCAGCTACAGGAAAGATACCGCAAGCTGGAGGAAGAACTGCGGTCTAAGAAGGAAAGTATTTTAGCCAAGGCCCAAGAAGAAGCCAATAAGCTGGTGCGGCAAGCCCGTCTGGAAGCCGAAGAAGCCATCAAGGAATTAAGAACCAAGCTGGCGAAAGAAAGCGGTAAACAACGGGAGGAAGCCATTCAGCAAGCTCGTAGTAAACTACAGCAGGTTACTTCTCAAGTGGCAGCTAAAGTTCCGGAACGGACAGCAGCCGGGGATATTCCCCGAGAGGTTAAACCAGGTGAAGAGGTATTCCTGCCTAAATATAACCAGAAGGCCTTTGTACTCAGTGTTTCCGGCAACAATGTGCAGGTACAGGTGGGTATTATGAAACTAACCGTATCCCTCAAGGATCTGCGTAGAGTCAAGGAAACCAGAGTTACCTCCGGGGAAAGTAAAGTAGGCAAGGTTCTTATGGATAAAGCACAAAGCATTGGCACCAGTTTAGATCTTCGGGGTATGACTGCTGATGAGGCCCTGCTGGAAATAGAAAAATACTTGGACGATGCTTTTTTAGCCGGCTTGAGCAGTGTTATCTTAATCCATGGCAAAGGTACCGGAGCACTACGGGCGGCTGTACAACGGGAATTAAAAAACCATCCTCGGGTAAAATCTTTCCGTTTAGGAGAGGCTGGCGAAGGTGGTGCCGGAGCCACGGTGGTTAACTTAAAATAG
- the cydD gene encoding thiol reductant ABC exporter subunit CydD translates to MLDKRLLGEAKKVRFYLALTVGLGLATGLLIVWQAANLASIINDVFLLNQTLSQVWHSLLLLLAVILLRALLSWFTEVMAQRAAAQIKASLRRQLLQHLLALGPVHARGERTGELVNLLTEGIEVLDDYFAQYLPKLVLAALIPILILFFVFPIDLTSGLILLFTAPLIPFFMILIGKWADHLTKRQWVIMSRMSAHFLDVLQGLTTLKFFGRSKDQARVIARISDDFRKTTLGVLRVAFLSALVLELLSTISTALMAVTLGLRLVYDRIPFQEAFFLLLLAPEFYLPLRNLGSQFHGSMSGVNVANRIFEVLSLPLPREEGGQGVPRGGLHLELQDVTFSYAGANQPALASCSFALLPGQVVALVGPSGAGKTTLAQLLLRFIEPERGTIKVGGIPLSQINAAEWRNQVAFLPQHPYLFYGTVADNILLGRPEATLAEVMEAAKLAGAHQFISELPQGYQTPVGEGGIRLSGGEAQRLAIARAFLKNAPLLILDEATTGLDPANEQAVQEALHSLMQGRTVLVIAHRMSTIYQADHILVMEQGRIVEQGRHEQLLAKHGLYYRLVAAYRGETA, encoded by the coding sequence ATGCTGGACAAGCGACTATTGGGGGAAGCCAAAAAGGTTCGTTTTTACTTAGCTCTGACAGTTGGTCTAGGATTGGCCACCGGGCTGTTAATTGTCTGGCAGGCGGCCAATCTGGCGAGCATTATTAATGATGTTTTCTTGCTGAACCAGACCTTGTCTCAGGTCTGGCACAGTTTGTTGCTTTTATTGGCAGTTATCCTGCTACGGGCCCTACTAAGTTGGTTTACCGAGGTGATGGCTCAGCGAGCTGCCGCTCAAATTAAAGCTTCCTTACGTCGACAACTACTGCAACATTTGCTAGCTCTGGGACCTGTGCATGCCCGGGGGGAACGAACCGGTGAGCTAGTGAATCTGTTGACAGAAGGCATAGAGGTTCTGGATGATTATTTTGCTCAGTATTTACCGAAGTTGGTTTTAGCCGCCCTTATTCCTATACTGATTCTGTTTTTTGTCTTTCCCATTGACTTAACTTCCGGCCTGATTTTACTTTTCACCGCTCCTTTAATACCTTTCTTCATGATCCTAATTGGTAAATGGGCTGATCACCTGACAAAGAGGCAATGGGTGATCATGAGTCGCATGAGTGCCCATTTTTTAGATGTTTTACAGGGGCTAACCACTTTAAAGTTTTTTGGTCGTAGCAAAGATCAAGCCCGGGTGATTGCCAGGATCAGCGATGATTTTCGCAAAACCACCCTGGGAGTCTTAAGAGTAGCCTTTTTATCGGCCTTGGTATTGGAATTGCTCTCCACCATCAGTACCGCCCTGATGGCAGTGACCCTGGGGCTGCGTTTGGTTTATGACAGGATACCCTTTCAGGAGGCTTTCTTTCTCCTATTGTTAGCGCCAGAATTTTATTTGCCCTTAAGAAATTTAGGGAGCCAGTTTCATGGGTCTATGTCAGGAGTCAATGTTGCTAACAGAATTTTTGAGGTGTTATCCCTACCCTTGCCCAGGGAGGAGGGGGGGCAAGGGGTTCCCAGAGGTGGGTTACATCTTGAATTGCAAGATGTGACATTCTCCTATGCCGGTGCGAATCAGCCGGCTCTGGCCAGTTGCTCCTTTGCCTTGTTGCCAGGGCAGGTGGTGGCTTTGGTAGGACCCAGTGGTGCCGGTAAAACCACACTGGCTCAACTATTATTACGTTTTATTGAACCAGAAAGGGGGACCATTAAAGTAGGTGGCATTCCCCTGTCACAAATAAATGCCGCAGAATGGCGTAATCAAGTGGCTTTTTTACCCCAGCACCCTTATCTTTTTTACGGTACAGTGGCAGACAATATTTTGCTGGGTCGCCCAGAGGCAACGCTAGCAGAGGTGATGGAAGCTGCCAAACTGGCAGGGGCCCATCAATTTATCAGTGAGTTGCCACAGGGTTATCAAACACCGGTGGGAGAAGGGGGTATACGTCTTAGCGGAGGTGAGGCGCAACGCTTAGCCATCGCTCGGGCATTTTTAAAGAATGCACCGTTGTTAATTTTAGATGAAGCCACCACTGGTTTAGATCCTGCCAACGAGCAGGCGGTACAGGAAGCCCTCCATAGTTTGATGCAGGGACGTACTGTGTTAGTGATTGCCCACCGGATGTCAACCATCTATCAAGCGGACCATATCCTGGTGATGGAGCAAGGACGCATTGTGGAGCAGGGGCGTCATGAACAATTGTTGGCTAAACATGGACTATATTACCGGCTGGTTGCAGCTTACCGGGGTGAAACCGCATGA
- the cydB gene encoding cytochrome d ubiquinol oxidase subunit II has translation MDLNTLWFILVTVLFIGFFFLEGFDYGVGILLPFLGRDDIERRVIINSIGPVWDGNEVWLITAGGALFAAFPNWYATLFSGFYLALFVILLGLIVRGVAFEFRSNDRSPAWRKLWDNMIFIGSFLSALLWGVAVTNLLKGVPIDANMQYVGGFWNLLTPYTLVGGLTTLLVFTLHGALFLTLKTTGDLVERARLVATRVGLLAIPMVLILALLTYSNTDLFTKPGAALVLIASAVFLVLSWLLVRIGRSGWAFISNGLTIVLFTIAMFWGLFPRVMVSNLNPDWSLTIYNASSSPYTLKVMTVVALTMVPIVLLYQAWTYWVFRQRVSDKHLHY, from the coding sequence ATGGACTTAAATACTCTTTGGTTTATTCTAGTAACTGTATTGTTTATTGGTTTCTTCTTCCTGGAAGGTTTTGATTATGGAGTAGGCATACTTTTGCCCTTCCTGGGGCGCGATGATATAGAAAGACGGGTTATCATAAATAGTATCGGTCCGGTCTGGGATGGCAATGAAGTTTGGCTGATCACGGCTGGGGGTGCTTTATTTGCTGCCTTTCCCAATTGGTATGCCACCCTATTTAGTGGTTTTTACCTGGCCTTGTTTGTTATCCTGCTCGGCTTAATTGTTCGCGGCGTTGCCTTTGAGTTTCGCAGCAACGACCGCAGCCCCGCCTGGCGTAAGCTCTGGGATAATATGATTTTTATCGGCAGTTTCCTTTCTGCCTTGCTCTGGGGTGTGGCAGTTACCAACCTGCTCAAGGGAGTGCCCATCGATGCCAATATGCAATATGTAGGTGGCTTCTGGAACCTGTTAACACCCTATACCCTGGTGGGGGGGCTGACCACATTACTGGTATTTACTTTACACGGAGCCCTGTTCCTTACCCTGAAGACTACCGGTGACTTAGTAGAACGTGCCAGACTGGTGGCAACCAGGGTTGGCTTGTTGGCCATACCGATGGTGCTAATTTTAGCCCTGTTAACCTACTCTAACACCGATTTATTTACCAAGCCCGGTGCTGCACTGGTTCTTATAGCTTCCGCTGTATTTCTGGTACTGTCCTGGCTGTTGGTCAGGATAGGTCGGTCTGGCTGGGCTTTTATTAGTAATGGTTTAACCATTGTGCTGTTTACTATTGCCATGTTCTGGGGCCTATTCCCTCGGGTGATGGTTTCCAACTTAAACCCCGATTGGAGTCTAACCATTTATAATGCTTCCTCCAGTCCCTATACTTTAAAGGTTATGACGGTGGTAGCCCTAACTATGGTACCCATCGTGCTGTTGTACCAGGCTTGGACCTATTGGGTCTTCCGACAGCGGGTGTCGGATAAACACCTACATTACTAA